The proteins below come from a single Vampirovibrionales bacterium genomic window:
- a CDS encoding winged helix-turn-helix transcriptional regulator: protein MTNAHSISYHDAGVSALWVVGLTMTEIAHVLDISPRVVEHRIARMRERGILAGSLRRWSLAEGGFAPHDGGDWPHRRGDGG from the coding sequence GTGACAAATGCGCACTCCATCAGTTATCATGATGCCGGTGTATCTGCCTTGTGGGTGGTCGGGCTGACGATGACTGAGATTGCGCATGTGCTGGATATTTCCCCGCGAGTGGTAGAGCACAGAATCGCCAGGATGCGAGAACGCGGCATCCTGGCCGGGTCGCTGCGGCGGTGGTCTCTGGCCGAGGGTGGATTTGCTCCGCACGATGGCGGCGACTGGCCTCACCGACGAGGAGATGGCGGCTGA